A genome region from Aliivibrio salmonicida LFI1238 includes the following:
- the rseB gene encoding sigma-E factor regulatory protein RseB produces MKRILISLIALVSIFPIMASAEDKPSAEALLHQMDEASHSLNYELSYILVKKNSIEPFMYRHSHTKDMTLSHLVYLSGSMREVIRRNDEISYLEQGSKPFSIQSEAIVAPIIPLLHKNVAELNQYYDFISMGRAREAGSPTQVIRIVSKDGARYSYVVWIDERSKLPLRTDLVSRDGDIIEQYRVVSYTVNDQITEFMKKRLGTVELPKVLKIPAATNEAAMWSVNWIPQGFKKINFNRYRLSMNQRSVESKMFSDGLFNFSVYISEADKLSHKEQLVTQGRRSLHSYIKGEYEISVVGDIPTVTAKRIANSVVFDSSDVNVKEK; encoded by the coding sequence ATGAAAAGAATCCTGATCAGCCTAATTGCCTTGGTCAGCATCTTTCCAATAATGGCCTCGGCAGAAGATAAACCTTCTGCGGAGGCCTTGTTGCATCAGATGGATGAGGCTAGCCATAGTTTAAATTACGAACTTTCTTACATTTTAGTGAAGAAAAACAGTATTGAACCTTTCATGTACCGCCATTCTCATACTAAAGATATGACGTTATCTCACCTCGTCTATTTAAGTGGTTCAATGCGAGAGGTGATCCGCCGTAATGATGAAATCAGTTATTTGGAACAAGGAAGTAAACCTTTCTCAATTCAATCTGAAGCCATTGTTGCGCCTATTATTCCGCTATTACATAAAAATGTGGCTGAGCTTAATCAGTATTACGATTTTATTTCTATGGGCAGAGCGAGAGAAGCTGGGTCTCCAACGCAAGTGATTAGAATCGTTTCAAAAGATGGCGCTCGTTATTCCTACGTAGTTTGGATCGATGAAAGAAGTAAGTTGCCTTTAAGAACCGATCTTGTTAGCCGAGACGGTGATATTATTGAGCAGTATCGAGTTGTTTCGTACACCGTCAACGATCAAATTACTGAATTTATGAAAAAACGCCTAGGGACTGTTGAGCTTCCTAAGGTGCTAAAAATACCAGCGGCAACGAATGAAGCGGCAATGTGGTCGGTTAATTGGATACCGCAAGGGTTTAAAAAGATTAATTTTAATCGCTATCGTTTATCTATGAATCAACGTTCAGTAGAAAGTAAAATGTTTTCTGATGGCTTGTTTAATTTTTCGGTCTATATTTCTGAAGCGGATAAGCTAAGTCACAAAGAGCAACTGGTGACACAAGGCCGTCGTTCGCTGCACAGTTATATCAAAGGTGAATATGAAATTAGTGTTGTTGGGGATATCCCTACCGTAACAGCAAAGCGTATTGCCAACTCTGTCGTATTTGATTCTTCAGACGTCAACGTTAAGGAGAAGTAA